One Actinosynnema pretiosum DNA segment encodes these proteins:
- a CDS encoding NAD(P)H-dependent glycerol-3-phosphate dehydrogenase, protein MDRVAVLGAGSWGTAFAKVLADSGTPTALWARRGTVADEITTSRVNAGYLPGVRLPDNLTATASAEQALDGARAVVLAVPSQTLRENLAAWRPALPPDSTLVSLAKGVELGTLKRMSEVVREVADVPEDRVAVVSGPNLAREIGAEQPTATVIACTDHDRAVELQRACTNPYFRPYTNTDVVGCELGGACKNVIALACGMAAGLGFGDNTMASIITRGLAETARLGAALGADPLTLAGLAGLGDLVATCASPLSRNRTFGERLGRGDTLAQAQEAAHGQVAEGVKSCTSIHALAARVGVDMPITDGVRRVCHDGLDPRVLTAALLGRETKAER, encoded by the coding sequence GTGGACCGCGTCGCCGTGCTGGGCGCCGGGTCGTGGGGCACCGCGTTCGCGAAGGTGCTCGCCGACTCCGGCACCCCCACCGCGCTGTGGGCGCGCCGGGGCACGGTCGCCGACGAGATCACCACCAGCCGGGTCAACGCCGGGTACCTGCCGGGCGTGCGGCTGCCCGACAACCTCACCGCCACCGCGTCCGCCGAGCAGGCCCTGGACGGCGCGCGGGCCGTGGTGCTGGCCGTGCCCAGCCAGACCCTGCGCGAGAACCTGGCCGCGTGGCGACCCGCGCTGCCGCCGGACTCCACGCTGGTCAGCCTGGCCAAGGGCGTCGAGCTGGGCACGCTCAAGCGGATGAGCGAGGTGGTGCGCGAGGTCGCGGACGTGCCCGAGGACCGGGTCGCCGTGGTGTCCGGGCCGAACCTGGCGCGCGAGATCGGCGCCGAGCAGCCCACCGCGACGGTCATCGCCTGCACCGACCACGACCGGGCCGTCGAGCTCCAGCGCGCCTGCACGAACCCGTACTTCCGGCCGTACACCAACACCGACGTCGTCGGCTGCGAGCTGGGCGGGGCGTGCAAGAACGTCATCGCGCTGGCCTGCGGCATGGCCGCCGGGCTCGGGTTCGGCGACAACACGATGGCGTCCATCATCACCAGGGGCCTGGCGGAGACCGCCCGCCTCGGCGCCGCGCTGGGCGCCGACCCGCTCACCCTCGCGGGACTGGCCGGGCTCGGCGACCTGGTGGCCACCTGCGCGTCCCCGCTGTCGCGCAACCGCACGTTCGGGGAGAGGCTGGGGCGCGGCGACACGCTCGCGCAGGCCCAGGAGGCCGCGCACGGGCAGGTCGCCGAGGGCGTGAAGTCGTGCACGTCGATCCACGCGCTGGCCGCGCGGGTCGGCGTCGACATGCCCATCACCGACGGGGTGCGCCGGGTGTGCCACGACGGGCTGGACCCGAGGGTCCTGACCGCCGCGCTGCTCGGCCGCGAGACGAAGGCGGAGCGCTGA
- a CDS encoding lysophospholipid acyltransferase family protein: protein MAKEKGGFWVGVGATILYPAGALLAGRRIEGPGLPREGGVLLVMNHVSHLDPVYDAVLVHKQGRLPHFLAKHSLWNIPAVGGLLRGTGQIPVYRGTSDAQQSLRAAHEALDAGQVVVIYPEGTITRDPAGWPMHSRTGIARLALEHDVPVIPAARWGTRDIYDHYRKRFRPFPRKSVVTRFGDPVDLAGFRAGPHDLPQLRQVTDLIMHQVKDLLGQVRDEQAPEGFYHSRKA, encoded by the coding sequence GTGGCCAAGGAGAAGGGCGGCTTCTGGGTGGGGGTCGGCGCGACGATCCTCTACCCCGCAGGCGCGCTGCTGGCTGGCAGGCGCATCGAGGGACCGGGCCTGCCGCGCGAGGGCGGCGTCCTGCTCGTGATGAACCACGTGTCCCACCTGGACCCGGTGTACGACGCCGTCCTCGTCCACAAGCAGGGCAGGCTTCCGCACTTCCTGGCCAAGCACAGCCTGTGGAACATCCCCGCCGTGGGCGGGCTCCTGCGCGGCACCGGCCAGATCCCGGTCTACCGGGGCACCTCCGACGCCCAGCAGTCGCTGCGCGCCGCCCACGAGGCCCTGGACGCGGGCCAGGTGGTCGTCATCTACCCGGAGGGCACCATCACCCGCGACCCCGCGGGCTGGCCGATGCACTCCCGCACGGGCATCGCCCGCCTCGCGCTGGAGCACGACGTCCCGGTCATCCCGGCCGCCCGCTGGGGCACCAGGGACATCTACGACCACTACCGCAAGCGCTTCCGCCCGTTCCCGCGCAAGTCCGTGGTGACCCGGTTCGGCGACCCGGTCGACCTGGCCGGGTTCCGCGCCGGGCCGCACGACCTGCCGCAGCTGCGCCAGGTCACCGACCTGATCATGCACCAGGTCAAGGACCTGCTCGGCCAGGTCCGCGACGAGCAGGCGCCCGAGGGCTTCTACCACTCCAGGAAGGCCTGA